CTAGCTTAAAGGAAAGATCGCTCCAACGAAAACAGCTCCGGATTATGCCCGAGGTCTCTTCTCCCGCTTTACCTTCGCGGGAATCCCCACCGAAACAACTCCAGGCGGAACCGGCTTGGTCGCCAGAGCCATGGCTCCCACCATCGCGTCTTCCCCCACGTTCGCTCCCGCCAGCACCGTCGAATGATATGTCAGCCGCGCTCTCGGCCCGATCACTGTCGGTTTATTCGTAACATCGGCCTGCACATTGATGTCGTGCGTATGCGAATAGATGTTGGCATAGTCCGAAACGCTCGTCCCCTCCCGCAGAATCAACTCGCCACGATCGTCCAGCATCACGTTTCTGTGGATCGTACAGTTGTCCTCAATTGTCAGGTTGTATCCAAAACTGAACTCGACGTTATGAAAGATCTTCACGCCTTTCCCCAGTGACTTGAAGATATGTCGGCCCAACATGCAGCGGAAGCGAAACCCCAGCCAGTGATTCAGTCCCAGCGGTGAACGGTCGAACATCTGCCAGAACCAGATCAGCGGTTTGCGAATGGAGTATCTTTCGGCATCCACATCGCCGTAATACTCCGGTTCAAGCGTCACATTGCGCGGATCGAAGGCTTCGACGAGCACATGGCTGCCAAGCTCGCTACTTAGGGTTACCTGGCCGCGACCTCCATGCGGCTTGCCCAGGTAAATCTGGTAAAGTTCATCGCGCACGATCTCAGAACGCCGATCGATCGACTGATGCTTCGTGAACTCATCGTTCAACTGTGTAAGCCACCGGCGAAAGATCGCTTCGGCTTCCGGTGTCGGTTTCAGTTCGCGATAGGTGTACTGGGGCATGCATTCTCTCTTTCAAATGACTGACCGGTCTGGCCGTTTAGCTCTATTCGATGGCGAAGACCGCGTAAACGGTCGCTGTTTTCGTGATTTTCTCAGGAGCGATCGCCAGTGGCTTCAGATTGACCCTCGCTGAGCTAGCTGACGCCGTCTCGGTATTAAGCGTTGCGCCAAAAAGCCCTCGGATTGGGACCTGATTGCTGGCATAAATCATGGAACCTAATCTACATTTCAATCCTGCAGCATAGCGTTCGGCAACCTTCTGTGCATGAGCGAGAGCCTTCTCCTCTGCTGCGGCTTCCAAGGCATCCTCATTCTTCAACTTCCATTGAATATTTCCGCTGTTGTTTGCGCCAGCCGAGATAGCCGTATGAAGAACATCAGCTGCCGAGGATGCATCGACGGTCACGTTCCATGATTGAGCAAAACGGAAACGCAATCCCTTTGCCGAGTGAATTTTGTCTTCTGCATCGATCTCGGTAAGGCTCTGGTCCGCACTTTGGATTGCATCTGCGCGGACGCCCGCCGCATGCAGCGCATCGATTACTCGATTCGAGATTCGCGTGGCATCTGCATACGTCTGTTGCTGGTCCGAGCCATAGGACGTAAACCCTACACTCACGACAGCGGTATCGGATTCGACCTGCGCATCATCGGTAACCGTTACGGCAACAGTACGGTTGTCCTTGCCAACAGTGATTGTCTGCGCCAAAGCGCCGACCCCGGCAGACAGCATGATGGAAGTAAGTAATAGTTTTTTCAAGCGGACTCTCCTTACACGCGAGGCGAATAGTAAACGAGAAGCCCGCCTGAGACAAAGTTATTCGATGGCAAACACAGCGTAAACCGTCGCCGATTTTTCAATCTCCCGTGGATTAATTGCCAGCGGTTCCACCTTATCCATTGCCATCGGCGCGGCAGCCATAGCTCGGAACATCGGACGCGGCCCGCTGGGCTGAACCTCATTGCTTGCATAGAGCAGAGAGCCCAGCTTCGCGTTCAGACTGGTCGCCATCTGCTCGGCCTGAGCGTGAGCACGTTTCAGGGCCTTGGCGGCAGCCTCGGCCTCAGGAGCATTCTCATCTTTGAATCCCCAGTCGATCTGGCCCGATTGGTTGGCCCCAGCTTTCACCGCCACATCCAAAGCCTTGGCTGCATTATCCGCCGCCATCTTTACCGTCCAGCTCTGCTGTACCTGGAACTGCCGCTGCGCTTTCTGTGCCTCCGTCAACTTATCCAATTGGTAGTTCTGTACCGGAGTGATCTGCTGGTTCTCGCTCTGGATCGTGTCTTTTGGGATTCCAGCGTCCGTCAGGGCCTTCATAATCGCATTCGAGACGCGAGAACCATTTGCATAGGCCGTATTGCTATCAGGCCCATACGCTATAAAGCCGATGTGCAGGGTCGCCTGATCTGCAATCGCAGTGACCTTATCCGTCGCCGTAATGGCGATGGTGCGGTTCTCCTTGTTCACCTGGATCGTCTGGGCTGCACTGGAAACAACAGCAGGAATCAGGACGGCGGACAACGCAACTGCTCGGAATCGAATCATGCTTCTTCTCCTGTCTTGTTCATCAGATTGGCTAACGTCTCTTTATATTTGGGCTGGTTTATGCGCTTCTGCTTCGGATCTGGAAGTACGCGCTCCGAGGGAGGCGTGCCCACGCGTTCCCGGGCATTGGACTTCACGGCTTTCACGGCGGAAAAGACCTTCTTCTTCGCTTTGCCCATGCCGCGCTCCTTGGGACCTCTGCCAGAACTGCTGCATGGCCCTCTGCGATTATGCAATACTCTTGTTCTCGCAGTCTGGTAACCACCAGACCGCACAACGTCTGCGGATTCCAACGACGCGGCGCTGATGGTGAGGTGCAGGATGGAAGAACGGGATTTTTTCGACGAGCGTGCGGAACAACGAACCCACACGATGACTTGCCCGCACTGTGGACAGCAGGCGGAATATGAACTGAGCTGGATCGTACGCAGGAAGAAAAATCAGCTTCCCAACTGGGCAGACGATCGCGATCGTGCACGCTTTGCCAAAGCCCAGAGCTACATGGTGCGTCGCGATGATATGGTCGGCTGCAAAAATGCTCGCTGTCGCAAACGTTTCGACGTCGCTGGAATTCAATCGGTCGCCTTTATCTAATGCCTCTGAAGGCACCTCGTCCGTCGGCGATTATTTTCTGCCCACGCACTTTACGGATGAATCGTCATTCAGCTATTCTTTCCGCCTGCTGGACGGAGACTCCTCTTTGGACCGCACAGGAAGGGAAGAACTTGGAACTATGTTTTAATGGAACCGAGCGGATACTTTCCTGAACCGCAGAACATCCAGGGAGACGTAAAAGGAATCATGGCTAACACGCTGCTGCCCATCGAAGAACGAAACCTGAACCCCGAAGAGGTCGAACAGCTGGATCGGCGCCGCCGTCGCGGTCAGCTTTTCCTGGTCATCGGCTTCCAGTGCCTCATCGTCTCCATTCTGGTGACGGTCTGGGCCGGGCAGGACTTTACCCTCTCACCGGGCTGGGCACACCCCATGGTCTATTGGGATGTCCTCACGGGAATTCTGGCCGTGTTTTTCCTGCTTGCTGGTCTTCGCCTGCGCCGCGGCACCACAGAGTTCCTTAGCTACTAAGGAACTCCGTCAGCCTCGGAAGATTCGGAAAGAGCGGACAGGCACCCGTGCTCTGCTCGCGGACAGGTTCGGATGGTTGCTGAGGCTCTCCAGTTGACACCGGGAACCCGTTATTACGCGGGTTCCGTCCTTCTTCTCCATATCAGACACTCTTCTCTTCTCCCTTCCACATTGGCGGAACCCGGCCATTTCCCGGCTATCGAATCCATCCTCCTCGCCATCGGAATTCTGGTTTCCTCCGTCCTCTTCTTCTGGCGTTTTAGCCCCATCCTCCGCAACATCCTCCGTTCGAAAAAAGACGCGAACTTCTCGCTCTTTCCCCTCAGCGGCCGTGTCTGGGACTTCTTCTGGGAGGTTCTTTGCCAGGGAAAGGTCATCCGCCAACGCCCTCTCCCCGGTCTAGCCCATGCTTTCGTCTTCTGGGGATTCCTCGCCTTCGCCCTCGTCAGTCTCAACCACATCGCCACCGGCTTCGGCCTCAGATTCCTCTCTCCCACCAGCATCCTCGGAGGGTTCTACTTCCTCTTCGCTGCTGTCTGGGCTCTGCTCGTCGCCGTTTCTATTGCCGGACTGTTTATTCGCCGCTTCTTCATCCGTCCCATCTGGCTTGGAGAGAAACTCTCCTACGAATCCGGAGTCATTGCTCTCCTGATCTTCCTCCTGATGGCCACCTATCTGGCAGCCTTCTTTGTCACGAACGGTGGAGCAGCTGTAAAGTCGCTATGGTGGGCCCATACACTGACCCTGCTGATCTTTCTCCCTCTCATCCCGCACACCAAGCACCTGCATCTCGTTCTCAGTCCGCTAACCGTCTTTCTCAAGAACGGTGGTTTCTCGACAATCCCCCCTCTGAGCGACGATGAAGACTTCGGCCTGGTCGCCGGAAAGGACATTACCCAGCTCGTTTCTCTCCAGACCTATAGCTGCGTCGAGTGCGGCCGCTGCACCGAACACTGCCCTGCTGCCAATACAGGCAAGCTACTCAATCCAAAAGAGATCATCCTTGGAATGCGTGGCTATCTCAACGAGTTCGGCCCAGCATCCGACAACCCGCTCCTGACGGAGCAACGCATCCCGTCTCCCGACAATCCGCCCGCTCCGTATCTCAGCATGGAGGCCGCCTTCCAGTGCACCACCTGCGGTTCCTGCGAGTACCAGTGCCCTGTGGGCATCCAGCATGTCCCGATTATCGTCGGCCTGCGCCGCGGAGCCACCAATACCGGTGCGTGGGAAGACGATTACGGCACCAAGCTCTTCCTTGCCCTCGAAAAGCACGGCAATGCGCTCGGCCTCAGCGCAATAGAGCGTGACAAATTCATACAGAAGCAAGCCTTTCCCATCTTCGACGGCACTCAGGAATACTGCCTCTGGCTCGGCTGCATGGGAAGCTACGACCCCAAGGGCCGCGAGATCATCGCCGACTTCGCTCGCGTCATGCAGCACCTAGGAACCACCTTCGGCGTCCTCAAGAAAGAGAAATGCACTGGCGACCCTGCCCGACGCCTCGGTAACGATCTCGTCTTCCAGACCCTTGCCGAGTCTGGCCTCAAATCCTTCGAGACCGCCAGGGTTCAGAAGATCGTCGCCATCTGCCCCCACTGCGTCCGCACCATCGCCAACGACTGGCGCGAGTTCGGCATCGCACCCCAGATCGAGCACCACTCCGAGTTCATGGCCCGCCACCGCGACCGCCTGCCCCAACAGTCCGGCGACAGCATCGTCTACCACGACCCCTGCTACCTCGGCCGCTACCAGGAGATCTACGAAGAACCCCGCGCCGTCGTCGCCCGGGCTGGCACCCTCGTCGAAGCCCCGCGCTCCCACGAGCGCAGCTTCTGCTGCGGAGCCGGCGGCGGACTCGCCTTCCTCGGCGAAGAGAAGGGCGAGCGCGTCAGCCATGTCCGCGCCAAAGAACTCGCAGGCACAGGCGCGAAGGTCGTCGGCACAGCCTGCCCCTTCTGCAATACCATGTTCCGCGATGCACTCACCGCCGTTAGCGAAGCGCCACCACAACTTCTCGATATCGCCCAACTAACCGCCCGCGCATTACCTGCATCACAGCCACAAGTTTCTGGAGGAACCGAGTGAAGATCGTAGTAGCCATCAAACAGGT
This portion of the Edaphobacter sp. 4G125 genome encodes:
- a CDS encoding acyltransferase; translated protein: MPQYTYRELKPTPEAEAIFRRWLTQLNDEFTKHQSIDRRSEIVRDELYQIYLGKPHGGRGQVTLSSELGSHVLVEAFDPRNVTLEPEYYGDVDAERYSIRKPLIWFWQMFDRSPLGLNHWLGFRFRCMLGRHIFKSLGKGVKIFHNVEFSFGYNLTIEDNCTIHRNVMLDDRGELILREGTSVSDYANIYSHTHDINVQADVTNKPTVIGPRARLTYHSTVLAGANVGEDAMVGAMALATKPVPPGVVSVGIPAKVKREKRPRA
- a CDS encoding SIMPL domain-containing protein, producing the protein MKKLLLTSIMLSAGVGALAQTITVGKDNRTVAVTVTDDAQVESDTAVVSVGFTSYGSDQQQTYADATRISNRVIDALHAAGVRADAIQSADQSLTEIDAEDKIHSAKGLRFRFAQSWNVTVDASSAADVLHTAISAGANNSGNIQWKLKNEDALEAAAEEKALAHAQKVAERYAAGLKCRLGSMIYASNQVPIRGLFGATLNTETASASSARVNLKPLAIAPEKITKTATVYAVFAIE
- a CDS encoding SIMPL domain-containing protein; this encodes MIRFRAVALSAVLIPAVVSSAAQTIQVNKENRTIAITATDKVTAIADQATLHIGFIAYGPDSNTAYANGSRVSNAIMKALTDAGIPKDTIQSENQQITPVQNYQLDKLTEAQKAQRQFQVQQSWTVKMAADNAAKALDVAVKAGANQSGQIDWGFKDENAPEAEAAAKALKRAHAQAEQMATSLNAKLGSLLYASNEVQPSGPRPMFRAMAAAPMAMDKVEPLAINPREIEKSATVYAVFAIE
- a CDS encoding (Fe-S)-binding protein produces the protein MVAEALQLTPGTRYYAGSVLLLHIRHSSLLPSTLAEPGHFPAIESILLAIGILVSSVLFFWRFSPILRNILRSKKDANFSLFPLSGRVWDFFWEVLCQGKVIRQRPLPGLAHAFVFWGFLAFALVSLNHIATGFGLRFLSPTSILGGFYFLFAAVWALLVAVSIAGLFIRRFFIRPIWLGEKLSYESGVIALLIFLLMATYLAAFFVTNGGAAVKSLWWAHTLTLLIFLPLIPHTKHLHLVLSPLTVFLKNGGFSTIPPLSDDEDFGLVAGKDITQLVSLQTYSCVECGRCTEHCPAANTGKLLNPKEIILGMRGYLNEFGPASDNPLLTEQRIPSPDNPPAPYLSMEAAFQCTTCGSCEYQCPVGIQHVPIIVGLRRGATNTGAWEDDYGTKLFLALEKHGNALGLSAIERDKFIQKQAFPIFDGTQEYCLWLGCMGSYDPKGREIIADFARVMQHLGTTFGVLKKEKCTGDPARRLGNDLVFQTLAESGLKSFETARVQKIVAICPHCVRTIANDWREFGIAPQIEHHSEFMARHRDRLPQQSGDSIVYHDPCYLGRYQEIYEEPRAVVARAGTLVEAPRSHERSFCCGAGGGLAFLGEEKGERVSHVRAKELAGTGAKVVGTACPFCNTMFRDALTAVSEAPPQLLDIAQLTARALPASQPQVSGGTE